In Runella sp. SP2, the genomic window GTAATAAAACTCACGGAAGTTGTCAATCCTTTGGTAAGGAATGTTTTTCCAGTGGTTCATGTGAGAATATTTGATATTTGGGATTGCTGATTTCGGATTTCGGATTTTTTTGAAATCGCTATCTATTTGTTGATTTTGTAAGTCCATATTCACGATTTTTTCAATTATTTTTTGATTCCAAAATCCCCAAGTTGAAGACTCCCCCCCGCCAATTCAGAAATCGTTTTTCTGCTTCTCAGCAAAGCACGCATGGGTTCACGGGTTTGGCGATTACTCACGATTGCCCAGCCATCATAATTGATTTCTTTGAGCGTTTGACAGAATCCGCTCAAATCAACCTTTCCTAAACCTATATCTTTAAAAACCTGCGTAGCACGGTGTTGTGGATATTCGGGCAAAGGCGTTTTCCATGTTTCATTATCATCCATAAATGCTGTGTCGGTTAGATAAATTGAACCAATTTTACTGGCATTATTTTTCAATAATTCAGTTGAATTTTGACCTGCAATACTCAAATTTGCCGAATCAATATTAAAATGAATTGAATCATTTAATTGCGACAGAAACGTTTGATAATCTTGGCTACGAAGCACACTCCAATACTCATTTCTAAGCGAAATTTTGATGCCTTTTTCTTGGGCAATTGTTGCAAAACCATTGATTAACTGAATGGTACGATTCATAAAATCGCCCTCCCAATTTGGATATTTGCCATGATAATGCTGTACCAAACCATAAGGCGGCGTGGGAGTAATGGCTATGTAGTCGCAACCCAATTCGGCGGCATAACGGATGGATTCCCCTCCGAAGTAGCCAGAAGCCCCAAAGTAAAAATCAAGGTTTTCGTTACGCATAAAAATGGTAGGATTGAAATGAATCCCAGCCACTTTTTCGATGCCGTTTGCTTGCAAATGAGCCACAAATTTGGCAACTGTTTCAAATTTTACTTCGATACAATACTTGGTAAAAGGCACACCCGAGCCACCTCTGAAAATCCAAAAGGGGTCAAACGGAATCTCAACAGCCCTAAAACCTGCTGTGGCTATCATGGGGTATAGCTCATCCCAATAATACTTGCTTTCGTAGCGATTACGGTTGGGTTCTTGGTGATGCACATTCACCATATCGAGGCTTATTCCTATTTTCATTTATTTTCTATTTACTGAGGATTTGAGAAGGTGAAGTGGTGAAATTCAAATTTTCAAATCTTCAAATCATCGCATCAAAAATTTACTTTCTTCTCGAAAACTCTGATACTCGGAAAAGGCATATAGCCGATTCGGAGGTTGATTTTCAGCCCAATGGTGTGTTCACCTGCGGACAAATCACCTGCTTTAGCCACCGAAAGGGTCGCTACTTCGCCCATTTCCCAGCGGTCATCCGTTTCATTTTCTCGTTGTTCAAGGTTATAGGTATTGCCATGAACCGTGATAGCTACATCACTTTGGGGCAAAGTTTCGCCATCTAAAGAAACTTCTATTTCTTCGACCATCGAAAGCGAAACGCCTCTGTAATAAGGCAATCTTGCTCCTATTTCAAAGCCTTTTTCGGTCTTTTTTGCCCTTTCTGGCACAATCATATATTTTTCGTACATGGTAATTAGACCCCTAACCCCCGATGGGGGGATTATTTTGAGGCGGTTTTAAGGTTTTACTATTTATTTTATCGCATTAAAGTCCCCCATCGGGGGATTTAGGGGGCTATAAGTCTTTTTAACATTTCCTGATGTCTGCGTACTTGTTCTACGCTATCGACCTCATAAATATCTTGGATATGGCGATTGCCTTCGTATTCGGTAGCGATGTAGCCATTGTAGCCATGTTTTTGTAATACGGCAACTACTTCATTGTAGGGAATACTGTACTCTGTGTAATCTTCCAACATCTCTAAACATTTGCCATGAATATGTATAATTCTGTCGATATGCGGCACTAAACTGAGCGGATTGACAAAAGGTGTATGGCGTGAAAGCTCTGCTACGGCCATATCTATACGTCTATTGCTCATCTTAGATACTTCATAAACCGTATATTCTGCCATTACGCCTTTTTCGTGTTGTTCGCAAACGTATTTGGCTATTTCGGGGTCAGCACCGTTGCGAATCATTCGCTCTACTTGCACACGAGGCAGGCGTTGGGTAAAACCACCCATATCAGGAATAAAGCCAAAGTGTTTTGTACCTGTGCGTTCCATCACTTCCCAGTGGCGTAACATCCATGCACTATTGATATTCCAAGGTGCGTGTACCTCTATGCCCAATTTGATGTCGTGGTCTTCGGCAAAAGGTAATACTTTTTCAATAATCTGCGGCGTAGTATTCACAATCACACGAATGATTTTGAACCCCAAGGCTTTGGCAAAGAGTATGTCTTTTTTGAAAGAGGCTACCGCTTCTTCGTCTGACCAGTAATGCCCTTTTTTCTTGTTATAATCTAAAAACATATCGTGGGCAACAGGCGTAACCTTGTACTTATCCATCCACCCAAACCATTGCTCAATGAATGCTTCTGATGGAATTTTCGGACAGCCCGGCACACTTTGTTCGCCTACAATTTCAATTCCCGTTGCACCCGTAGCCGCAGCCGCAGCGATGCAATCTTCAAGGCTCATTTTTTTTAGGAAATATTCTTCCTGATAGCTGTAGAGGCTTACAGCACGTTGAATAAGCCCCCTAACCCCCAAAGGGGGAATTACATTTGATTCCATATTTTTTAAATTATTTTACTCAGACAAGAGAAGATTATTCTTTGTCGAAAATGAAATTTAGTACTACCAATACCAAGCAAATGATTCCAAAAACCACAAATGCTTTTAGAATATCGCCCGTCAGGCTCCTCACAAAGCCAACGATAAACGGAGAGGTTGAAAGCCCCAAGAAAAACCCACTACTCCATATTCCCATGCCACGCCCTCGGTATTCGACAGGCACCGAACGTAAACCGTAGGCAATCAGTACAGGAATAGCCATTCCGCAACCAATTTGTTGAATAATAGCGCTCATTTTAGCCATTTGGAGGGTAGTAGAAAGCCCTACGCCAATTAAACCAATACCAATGAGGGTAAACATGAGTCCAAATTGAATTCTATTGCTTTTCGTACCCAATAGCTTAAACATGACCGCACCAAGCGGTAACATCAAACTCGCTACGGCCGTAATACTTCCCACTTCTTTTGGATCGCTGATGCCAATTTTATCCAGAGCCAACGAAAAATGCAAGGTGTAAACGTAGTACAAAACCGAGGCGATAAAAGTTGTAAGGAATACTTTTATCAACGATTTTTTTGAAAACTGAAAAGAACTATTTTGAACATTGGCAAGCGACGGGGCTTTGGTTTGTGGCTCGAAAATAAAGAAAAAGGCACCAATCGGAATGATGAGGGTAATGGCATACAACAAAAACGGATATTGCCAACCCATCGTAGCAAGCTGCCCGCTGCCATTGATGACAAAGAAACCAAATACTGGCCCAATAATACTCTGAATCATTAACCAAGTGTTGCGGCGGCTTTGGTCAAAGTAGTCGCCTAAGAGCACATTTGCGATAGTCAAAATAAAGGCTTCTCCGATTCCGAGAATGAGCCTTCCCGCAATTAAGGCGCTAAAGCTTTCCACAAAAAATGGCAAAATGCCGCCGATACCGTAAAGAATAGAGAAAATAATCAGTAATTTTCTTCGACCAATTTTATCCGTCAAAAAACCTGCATAGGGCGAAAACAATGCTACACACAAACCTGGGGCGGAAATCACAAACGGTGCCAGTGTTTCGATGTACGGAACACCTTTGAAATGATTACGGAGCGTTGGCACAACTGGCATAAGCGTAATGACGGCCATCATAGGTAAAATACTAACCAAGGCAATGATGATTCCTTGGGGTACTCCTGCGGCTCGGGTTTGGGTGTTTGGCATTGTTTTTTATTAATTAAGGTTAAGAGATTGGTTG contains:
- a CDS encoding sugar phosphate isomerase/epimerase — protein: MKIGISLDMVNVHHQEPNRNRYESKYYWDELYPMIATAGFRAVEIPFDPFWIFRGGSGVPFTKYCIEVKFETVAKFVAHLQANGIEKVAGIHFNPTIFMRNENLDFYFGASGYFGGESIRYAAELGCDYIAITPTPPYGLVQHYHGKYPNWEGDFMNRTIQLINGFATIAQEKGIKISLRNEYWSVLRSQDYQTFLSQLNDSIHFNIDSANLSIAGQNSTELLKNNASKIGSIYLTDTAFMDDNETWKTPLPEYPQHRATQVFKDIGLGKVDLSGFCQTLKEINYDGWAIVSNRQTREPMRALLRSRKTISELAGGSLQLGDFGIKK
- a CDS encoding sugar phosphate isomerase/epimerase is translated as MESNVIPPLGVRGLIQRAVSLYSYQEEYFLKKMSLEDCIAAAAATGATGIEIVGEQSVPGCPKIPSEAFIEQWFGWMDKYKVTPVAHDMFLDYNKKKGHYWSDEEAVASFKKDILFAKALGFKIIRVIVNTTPQIIEKVLPFAEDHDIKLGIEVHAPWNINSAWMLRHWEVMERTGTKHFGFIPDMGGFTQRLPRVQVERMIRNGADPEIAKYVCEQHEKGVMAEYTVYEVSKMSNRRIDMAVAELSRHTPFVNPLSLVPHIDRIIHIHGKCLEMLEDYTEYSIPYNEVVAVLQKHGYNGYIATEYEGNRHIQDIYEVDSVEQVRRHQEMLKRLIAP
- a CDS encoding MFS transporter, whose amino-acid sequence is MPNTQTRAAGVPQGIIIALVSILPMMAVITLMPVVPTLRNHFKGVPYIETLAPFVISAPGLCVALFSPYAGFLTDKIGRRKLLIIFSILYGIGGILPFFVESFSALIAGRLILGIGEAFILTIANVLLGDYFDQSRRNTWLMIQSIIGPVFGFFVINGSGQLATMGWQYPFLLYAITLIIPIGAFFFIFEPQTKAPSLANVQNSSFQFSKKSLIKVFLTTFIASVLYYVYTLHFSLALDKIGISDPKEVGSITAVASLMLPLGAVMFKLLGTKSNRIQFGLMFTLIGIGLIGVGLSTTLQMAKMSAIIQQIGCGMAIPVLIAYGLRSVPVEYRGRGMGIWSSGFFLGLSTSPFIVGFVRSLTGDILKAFVVFGIICLVLVVLNFIFDKE
- a CDS encoding DUF6379 domain-containing protein, producing the protein MYEKYMIVPERAKKTEKGFEIGARLPYYRGVSLSMVEEIEVSLDGETLPQSDVAITVHGNTYNLEQRENETDDRWEMGEVATLSVAKAGDLSAGEHTIGLKINLRIGYMPFPSIRVFEKKVNF